The segment CTGACCGGCGTTGTCGAAGACCGCGCCCGGCGCGGCGGCAGCCGCGGCCGACAGGTCGGCGTCCGCGAAGACGATGTTGGCGCTCTTCCCGCCCAGCTCGAGCGTCACCCGTTTCACCTGGTCGGCGCAGCCGACCATGATCGACTTGCCGACCTCGGTGGAACCGGTGAAGCAGATCTTGCGGACCGCCGGATGGGTCACGAACCGCTGCCCGACGATGCTCCCCTTGCCGGGCAGCACCTGGAGGACGTGCTCCGGGAACCCGGCCTCCAGAGCCAGTTCGCCCAGGCGGATCGCGGTCAGCGGGGTCAGCTCGGCGGGCTTCAGCACGACGGTGTTGCCGGCCGCCAGCGCCGGGGCGAAACCCCAGCCGGCGATCGGCATCGGGAAGTTCCACGGCACGATGATCCCGACCACGCCGAGCGGCTCGTGGAACGTCACGTCCATCCCGCCGGGCACCGGGATCTGCCGGCCGATCAGCCGCTCCGGGGCGCCCGCGTAGTAGTTCAGGACGTCCCGGACGTTGCCCGCCTCCCAGCGCGCGTTGCCGATGGTGTGGCCCGCGTTGCGTACCTCCAGCTGCGCGAGCTCCTCCAGATGCTCGTCCACCACCGCCGCGAATCGGCGCAGCAGCCGCGCCCGGTCCCCGGGCGCCACCTGGCGCCAGGTGGCGAAGGCTTGCGACGCACGCTCGATCGCCGCATCGGTCTCTTCCAAACCCAGCGACGGTACGGTCGTGAGCACATCCCCGGTGGCCGGGTTGAGCACGTCAGTCACGCCTTGATCATCCTCTCCGGTGTGCGAGTTCGTCGGCGCGTTCTTCCACACACCTAGAGGCGCTCGAATCCGCGCCGCAGCTCCCAGTCGGTGACCGCCGCGTCGTAGGCGGCCAGTTCGACCCGGGCCATGTTGGCGTAGTGCGCGACCACGTCCGACCCGAACGCGGCCTCCGCCACCCCGCTGCCGGCCCACAGATCGGCCGCGTCGCGCAGCGTGCCCGGCACCCGCTCGGCGGCCTCGTCCTGGTACGCGTTACCGACGAACTCGTCCTCCAGAGTCAGGTCGTTCTCGATCCCGTGCAGCGCGCCGGCGATCAGGGCGGCGATAGCCAGGTACGGGTTCACGTCGCCGCCCGGCACCCGGTTCTCCACCCGCATCCCCTGCCCGTGCCCGGCGATCCGCAGCGCGCAGGTCCGGTTGTCCACGCCCCAGCGCAGCGCGGTCGGCGCGAACGACCCCGGCTGGTACCGCTTGTACGAGTTGATGTTCGGCGCGAAGAGCAGGCTGAACTCGCGCATCGTGGCGAGCAGCCCGGCCAGGACCCGCTGCCCGGTGTCGCTGAGGTGGGCCGGCCCGTCGCCGAGCATCGCCGACTTCCCGTCCCGTCCGCGCAGCGAGAAGTGGATGTGGCAGGAGTTGCCCTCGCGGTCGTTCGGCTTGGCCATGAAGGTCAGCGACATGCCCTCCTGGGCGGCGATCTCCTTCGCGCCGTTCTTGTAGATCACGTGGTGGTCGGCGGCGGTGAGCGCGTCCGCGTACCGGAAAGCGATCTCGTGCTGACCGAAATTGCACTCGCCCTTGGCGCTCTCCGGCACCAGGCCCGCGCCGTACATCTCGTTGCGGATCCGGCGCAGCAACGGCTCCACCCGGGAGGTGCCCAGGATCGAATAGTCCACGTTGTACTGGTTGGCCGGCACCAGGTCGCGGTAGCCCTTGGTGAAGGCGTGCTCGTAGCTGTCCCGGTAGAGGACGAACTCCAGCTCGGTGCCCGCGTACGCGGTCAGACCGTGCGCCGCCAGCCGCTCGAGCTGACGGCGCAGGATCTGCCGCGGGGAGGGTGGCACCGGCCGGCCCGACGTGTCGGTGAGGTCGGCCAGGACCATCGCCGTGCCGGGCAGCCACGGGACGCGGCGCAGCGTGGCGAAGTCCGGCCGCATCACGAAGTCGCCGTAACCGGTGGACCAGGAGGACATCTCGTACCCGTCGACGGTGTTCATGTCGACGTCGACCGCGAGCAGGTAGTTGCACCCCTCGCTGCCGCCGGACACCACCTCGTCCAGGAAGTACCGTCCGTGCAGTCGTTTGCCCTGGAGACGGCCCTGCATGTCGGTCAGTGCCAGCAGCACCGTGTCGATGCTGCCGTTGTCGACGGAGACGTCGAGTTCCTCAAGGTCCATGAATCCCAGTCCTATCAGTCGTTGCCGGACGGCATGGTCTGCTCGCCGTGCGCGGCCTTCTCGATCAGGTTCTGCTTCGGCCCGGTGAACCACTTCCGTGCGCTCGCGAACCACCAGATCGCGGCCGCGCCGACCACCACGACCACGGCGACGATCGTGTAGTTGAGGGTCTTCCACTCGAACGGATACCAGGTCGGCAGGACGAAGAGCACGCAGATGATCCCTACCCAGACGATCGCGATCCAGCCGATCGGGGCGCTCCATCTTCCGAGATTCCAGGGACCGGGTACGAAGTCCGGGTTCAGACGGCGCAGCAGAACCGGGCCGACGTACGCGATGTAGAGCCCGATCACCGCGATCGAGGTGGCCGCGGCGTAGGCGGTGGTGTTCCACAGCGACGGCAGCACCAGCAGGGTGGAGAGCGTCACGCAGAGCCAGATCGAGTTGGTCGGCGTACCGGTCCGGGTGTTGACCTTCTTCCAGATTCGCGAACCGGGGATCGCGTCGTCGCGGGCGAAGGCGTAGGACATCCGGGAGTTGGCGGTGACCGAGGCCATGCCGCAGAACCACTGCGCGACCATGCAGATGAGCAGCAGGAACGTGCCGGTGTCGTGGCCGACCGCGTCGATGAAGATCTGCGCCGGGGGCAGGCCGAGATCGGTGGCGAGCTGCGCGTCGTAGTCCTGGATGGACCAGGTGATCGCGAAGAGCAGCACGAAACCGGCGATCACCGACACCACCACGGACATCACGATGCCCCGCGGCGCGGCCCGGGCGGCGTCGTGCGTCTCCTCCGCGACGTGCGCCGAGGCGTCGTAGCCGGTGTACGTGTACTGCGCCATGAGCAGGCCGATGAGGACGGCGTAGACACTCGCCCCGGCGAAGGTGAAGCCGGTCTCGTTGCGCACCTCGAAGAAGACCTCGGAGATCGGCTTGTGCTGGTCCGGGATGATCGCCAGCGCGCCG is part of the Actinoplanes sp. NBC_00393 genome and harbors:
- a CDS encoding aldehyde dehydrogenase family protein, encoding MTDVLNPATGDVLTTVPSLGLEETDAAIERASQAFATWRQVAPGDRARLLRRFAAVVDEHLEELAQLEVRNAGHTIGNARWEAGNVRDVLNYYAGAPERLIGRQIPVPGGMDVTFHEPLGVVGIIVPWNFPMPIAGWGFAPALAAGNTVVLKPAELTPLTAIRLGELALEAGFPEHVLQVLPGKGSIVGQRFVTHPAVRKICFTGSTEVGKSIMVGCADQVKRVTLELGGKSANIVFADADLSAAAAAAPGAVFDNAGQDCCARSRLLVEASVYDKFLSLLEPAVRDFRVLDPSDEMSEMGPLISSGQRRAVASYVDDADVAFRGSAPSDRGWWFPPTVLLAHSAADRHWREEIFGPVVSVLPFRDEADAIRLANDTEYGLSGSLWTRDVGRALRVSRAVETGALSVNSNSSVRYWTPFGGMKQSGLGRELGPDALLSFTDVKNVFFSMGD
- a CDS encoding glutamine synthetase family protein; the encoded protein is MDLEELDVSVDNGSIDTVLLALTDMQGRLQGKRLHGRYFLDEVVSGGSEGCNYLLAVDVDMNTVDGYEMSSWSTGYGDFVMRPDFATLRRVPWLPGTAMVLADLTDTSGRPVPPSPRQILRRQLERLAAHGLTAYAGTELEFVLYRDSYEHAFTKGYRDLVPANQYNVDYSILGTSRVEPLLRRIRNEMYGAGLVPESAKGECNFGQHEIAFRYADALTAADHHVIYKNGAKEIAAQEGMSLTFMAKPNDREGNSCHIHFSLRGRDGKSAMLGDGPAHLSDTGQRVLAGLLATMREFSLLFAPNINSYKRYQPGSFAPTALRWGVDNRTCALRIAGHGQGMRVENRVPGGDVNPYLAIAALIAGALHGIENDLTLEDEFVGNAYQDEAAERVPGTLRDAADLWAGSGVAEAAFGSDVVAHYANMARVELAAYDAAVTDWELRRGFERL
- a CDS encoding amino acid permease, with amino-acid sequence MSADPGIASTTDEERLAQLGYKQELHRRLSGFSNFAVSFSIISILAGAITSYGIAMNAGGPMAITLGWLFVGIMVTFVALAMAEVCSAYPTAGALYWWAAALAKRNKAAWAWFIGWFNFLGEVAVTAAIDFGAAITTSAFLSLTFDMEVTAGRTFLIFLVIIVVHGLLNTFGVNLVRVLSDISAWWHLVGVAVIVGALAIIPDQHKPISEVFFEVRNETGFTFAGASVYAVLIGLLMAQYTYTGYDASAHVAEETHDAARAAPRGIVMSVVVSVIAGFVLLFAITWSIQDYDAQLATDLGLPPAQIFIDAVGHDTGTFLLLICMVAQWFCGMASVTANSRMSYAFARDDAIPGSRIWKKVNTRTGTPTNSIWLCVTLSTLLVLPSLWNTTAYAAATSIAVIGLYIAYVGPVLLRRLNPDFVPGPWNLGRWSAPIGWIAIVWVGIICVLFVLPTWYPFEWKTLNYTIVAVVVVVGAAAIWWFASARKWFTGPKQNLIEKAAHGEQTMPSGND